The genomic DNA TGTTTGATTAATTTGTTCTGTTCTCATTGTTCTTTCAGTATTTTCATGTGTATTAATTTCCTCACCTATTGTTGaccattattcttcttttttgtttatctaattaattgctttcattttgtttctgtgttttctgtttgatttttttctgcTCAAGATGATTAAAGATCCTCATTTATCATCCTCTTTGTTGTATTTTTCctataactaaaattttaattcatcTATATAAAATCTTTACCCTTTCCTTTTTcatgacatttatttatttatttcgaTGGTGAAGAAAACATTGAACAATGCACTaactttattaaattatttatatatataaagtaaaaccAACAACCTTAATGATAAGAGCAGGGGTTGTCAGTGTTCAAGCCATGCAAGAAGACAGGTGGGGGATCTGTCCCATGCCTGTTTCTTTTGCATGACCTTTGTCTGTCACACTTCCTTTATGCAAATCATCACCTAATTTCATCACACTTGTTTACTGATAATCATTCTCACTTTACATTAACGACTAATGTTTGCATCTTTCCAAGATTAGAGTTCATTGTTTATTATGCTTGTTTTGTTAAGTGGTTTACAAAAATTGCATAAAGGGAATGACCTCTGTTGTTGTTTTAGTCCTAATTAATTTGCATTGCATTCATGTCGACATGTTGAATTGTTCCATTTCTTCAGTCcaaatgttaaacaatgaaaattagattattgatcaaatgttcaTGCAAATTTGTCCCCTTTATATtgatacctttttttttttgtcgatTTCATTAGTGTTTCAGTACGACGCGAAACTACACAATGTGATAGAAGTGAAGAACCTGGCAGATTACAGAAACTGTAACAAATTTTCTGCTATTGCAACCTACAGTTCAGGCAATGACTCCATCCTCATCATAACCCCGGGCCACCGATTCTTCTTGTGTGGGTTTCCCGGCCACTGCACGGCAGGCCAGAAGGTCGATATCCGTGTTCTCAATCTCGCCAACACTTCCGCTTCATCCCCGACTGCAATGCCACCCACTTCATCACCAAATCCTGCCGGCATTGCCATACAAGACTCCCCTGCACCAGCTCCTCAAACAAGCAGTGGTAGCAGTATCAACTTTAAAGTGCTTGGCATTGGCATTACCAACGTCTTATTAGCCTTTGGTTTAGTTATGGTTTAGGTACTAATGAATGCATTGGCTTTGGATTATGAAAATTTGGGTGTTGATTTGGTGGTTCTTCTTCCTTTTGGATGGATGGTTTAGAGCTTCAAACTTATACAATGCATGAACCTTTGTGGTAAAAAAATTTCTGTGAGATTTGTGGTTTGATGTTGTTTGGTTTCGCTTGGATTTACTGCTAATTGTGTTTAGAAGtttataattgaattaaataggtatttaaaatagttattaagtaaagataactttttttttggtagttgatataaaaaataaaagatacttTTGAACTGTAAATAGAGTTTTTGCATATAGATTCCcttcttatgcttttattgttatttgtgatttgtcgtctatttaatcaaatatttgataaaagcccattataagaattttttttattttttaattaatattatgaattAGAATAGTTGTAAATTTCCAAATTACTTCTTTTATAAACAAACGTAAAGTAGAA from Dioscorea cayenensis subsp. rotundata cultivar TDr96_F1 unplaced genomic scaffold, TDr96_F1_v2_PseudoChromosome.rev07_lg8_w22 25.fasta BLBR01000919.1, whole genome shotgun sequence includes the following:
- the LOC120255275 gene encoding mavicyanin-like; this translates as MVMEKKMVAMVMFMVVSLFLGCCDVAGTVYKVGDEDGWTVKPNYTYWTSTKNFEVGDTILFQYDAKLHNVIEVKNLADYRNCNKFSAIATYSSGNDSILIITPGHRFFLCGFPGHCTAGQKVDIRVLNLANTSASSPTAMPPTSSPNPAGIAIQDSPAPAPQTSSGSSINFKVLGIGITNVLLAFGLVMV